One Carassius carassius chromosome 20, fCarCar2.1, whole genome shotgun sequence DNA segment encodes these proteins:
- the ano8a gene encoding anoctamin-8 isoform X1, translated as MSSAVLEKLLRGRLFHARQYLMKHKTMITMAPTENCDVLMTFPDTTDDHTLLWLLNQIRLGIPQVRIQIRQHKYTHTYAFFITSTFENLLRGAEQMGMQKAVKPRYGGGTRRFSCEEDDIYENIESELCFFTSQERQNIIKYWMDNLRAKYGEALHNIHFLEGQPIIPELIARGVILQMFPLHEQRILNQLMTSWVQAVCERQPLDDVCDYFGVKIGMYFAWLGFYTNSMLYPAVIGFLLWIFAESDQTSQDICCVVFALFNVVWATLFLERWKRREAELAYKWGTLDTPAESLEEPRPQFRGIKRRSPVTGCEEFFYPPWKRRMFRWLVSFPICILCLCFVCLAMFICLEFQEFVIETKELPSMCRFFPKILLAVTVTVCDEVYKKIALWLNDMENYRLQSTYDNNLILKTVFFQFVNSYLSLFYIGFYLKDMERLKEMLATLLIFRQFLQNIKEVLQPYLYEHHKSGALRTLWDLIQTMVLNYSHLIVERIRLTCQASLGVNKSVSPPEQSEKRERRSLIASYRVPKTEEGDDDAGLKQRKVSFTEKVEYKDKVVEAPTQANLQDDGSPTLVEKGMDPSLIFDIRDDDDDDDDRDTDDSVSKPQGTQGRKIKSSGENNRTEKKMSWMDPPEENESTVLTQPEIESCMLTYEDTLQDYQEMFIQFGYVVLFSSAFPLAAMCALINNIVEIRSDALKLCTGLQRPFGQRVENIGQWQIAMEAMGLIAIIVNCYLIGQCGQLQRLFPWLSPETAIISVVVLEHFAILIKYIIHVAIPDIPNWVADEMAKLEYQRREALKKHERLAQQHQQQQRRKSEEEEEHQKMAEELARQDQDKSDLQGGEEHPREKSPGAKFSSGDKLKRPSSLLGNNNVMKLKHIIPLQGKFTSTTSPTSGEAKLPGFLKFLKSQELKKEAAAAVTQAATHGSHEKSQSPSKSFNPGKLFNFGKENPCTGAEQVKPEDASRATNAQQTNNDQNPSSEELPSEVEKGDGSDFGTNPSKKQ; from the exons ATGTCCTCGGCGGTGTTAG AGAAATTGCTCAGAGGTCGTCTCTTTCATGCCAGACAGTACCTCATGAAGCATAAAACTATGATCACAATGGCACCCACTGAAAACTGTGATGTTCTTATGACATTCCCAG ACACCACAGATGACCATACACTGTTATGGTTACTCAACCAAATCCGGTTGGGAATTCCACAAGTCAGAATCCAGATCCGGCAGCATAAATACACGCACACCTATGCATTCTTCATTACCTCAACCTTTGAGAA CTTGTTGCGTGGAGCTGAACAGATGGGGATGCAAAAGGCAGTGAAGCCACGCTACGGAGGCGGCACTCGCAGGTTTTCATGTGAGGAGGATGACATCTATGAAAACATCGAGAGCGAGCTGTGTTTCTTCACATCACAG gagcGTCAGAACATTATCAAATATTGGATGGATAATCTGCGGGCGAAATATGGCGAGGCCCTTCATAACATTCACTTCCTGGAGGGTCAACCAATCA TACCAGAGCTTATAGCCAGGGGTGTGATTCTTCAAATGTTTCCTCTTCATGAGCAGAGAATACTGAATCAGCTGATGACGTCCTGGGTTCAGGCAGTCTGTGAGAGGCAACCTCTAG ATGACGTGTGTGATTATTTTGGTGTGAAGATTGGCATGTACTTTGCTTGGTTGGGCTTTTACACCAACTCTATGCTGTATCCAGCAGTGATTGGATTTCTGCTCTGGATCTTTGCTGAGTCTGATCAG ACAAGTCAGGATATCTGCTGTGTGGTGTTTGCCCTTTTCAATGTGGTGTGGGCAACACTCTTCCTGGAGAGATGGAAGCGGCGGGAAGCAGAACTGGCATATAAGTGGGGAACGCTGGACACCCCAGCAGAGTCACTAGAGGAACCCCGTCCACAGTTTCGG GGAATTAAGCGTCGCAGTCCGGTGACTGGCTGTGAAGAGTTTTTCTACCCACCATGGAAGAGGAGAATGTTCCGCTGGTTGGTCAGCTTTCCCATCTGCATCCTTTGTCTCTGCTTTGTCTGTTTGGCCATGTTTATCTGCCTGGAGTTTCAA GAATTTGTCATTGAAACAAAGGAGTTGCCAAGCATGTgtagatttttcccaaaaattcTTCTAGCTGTAACCGTTACTGTATGTGATGAAGTGTACAAGAAAATAGCTCTCTGGCTCAATGATATGG aaaattacagacTTCAAAGCACTTATGACAATAATCTCATCCTCAAGACTGTTTTT TTTCAGTTCGTAAATTCCTACCTCAGCCTTTTCTACATTGGTTTTTATCTCAAAGACATGGAGCGGTTAAAAGAG ATGCTGGCCACGTTGTTGATCTTCCGCCAGTTTCTACAAAATATCAAAGAAGTGTTACAGCCGTATCTCTATGAGCACCATAAATCAGGTGCTCTGAGGACATTGTGGGACTTAATTCAAACCATGGTCCTGAACTATAGTCATTTAATAGTGGAAAGAATACGACTGACTTGCCAAGCCAGTCTGGGTGTGAATAAAAGTGTCTCACCTCCAGAGCAatcagaaaagagagaaaggaggaGTTTAATCGCCAGCTACAGAGTTCCCAAAACAGAGGAAGGGGATGATGATGCTGGACTGAAGCAAAGGAAGGTCAGCTTCACCGAGAAGGTGGAATACAAAGACAAGGTTGTGGAAGCACCGACACAGGCCAACTTACAGGACGATGGCAGTCCTACCCTTGTGGAGAAAGGAATGGATCCATCCTTAATATTTGATATACGTGATGATGACGACGACGATGATGATAGAGACACTGATGATTCTGTGAGTAAACCTCAAGGAACTCAGGGAAGAAAGATCAAATCTTCTGGGGAAAACAACAGAACGGAAAAGAAAATGTCCTGGATGGACCCTCCAGAGGAGAACGAATCCACTGTTTTGACCCAACCAGAGATTGAAAGTTGCATGCTAACTTATGAG GATACTCTTCAGGATTACCAGGAGATGTTCATACAGTTTGGCTACGTTGTGCTCttctcttctgcatttcctctggcAGCAATGTGTGCCCTCATAAACAACATTGTAGAAATCCGAAGCGATGCCTTAAAACTTTGCACAGGCCTCCAGAGACCCTTTGGGCAAAGGGTTGAAAACATTGGACAATGGCAG ATCGCAATGGAGGCAATGGGTCTGATCGCAATAATTGTGAACTGTTACCTTATTGGCCAGTGTGGACAGCTGCAACGACTCTTCCCCTGGTTGAGCCCTGAGACAGCCATCATCTCTGTTGTAGTGCTAGAG CACTTCGCCATTCTAATCAAATATATAATTCACGTTGCAATTCCTGATATTCCAAACTGGGTGGCAGATGAGATGGCCAAACTTGAATACCAGCGGAGAGAAGCTCTCAAG aaacatgaACGCCTTGCACAGCAACACCAGCAGCAGCAGAGGAGGAAGTCTGAAGAAGAAGAGGAGCATCAAAAAATGGCAGAGGAATTGGCACGACAAGATCAAGACAAGTCCGATCTGCAGGGAGGTGAGGAACATCCCCGTGAAAAAAGCCCAGGGGCCAAGTTCAGCTCGGGAGATAAACTCAAAAGACCCAGCTCCCTTTTAGGCAACAATAATGTAATGAAACTTAAACACATAATCCCACTTCAGGGTAAATTCACCTCTACCACTTCTCCCACAAGCGGCGAGGCCAAACTTCCAGGTTTTCTAAAGTTCCTCAAATCCCAAGAGTTAAAAAAGGAAGCCGCTGCTGCAGTCACACAAGCAGCTACACATGGGAGCCACGAGAAATCACAGTCTCCCAGCAAATCCTTCAATCCAGGCAAACTCTTCAACTTTGGGAAGGAAAATCCATGTACTGGTGCTGAACAAGTGAAACCAGAAGATGCCTCAAGGGCCACTAATGCACAACAAACTAATAATGACCAAAACCCTTCATCAGAAGAGCTTCCATCTGAGGTTGAAAAGGGTGATGGCTCAGACTTTGGTACTAATCCTTCAAAAAAACAGTGA
- the LOC132096537 gene encoding tRNA selenocysteine 1-associated protein 1-like isoform X1 encodes MFNRMTSLWMGDLDPYMDENFIKQAFSNMGETAHGVKIITHRLTGGLAGYCFVELADEASVDRCVQRLNGKLVPGSNPPRKFKLNYATYGKRPEPGPEFSVFVGDLTSDVDDYQLHQFFLKKIPSCKGAKVVTDPFGNSRGYGFVKFSDENEQKKALEEFQNASGLGGKPIRISIAVNKGNKPSSYHNQNNSYNSNYQQQYYQQPYNNYYPQWGYDQYSGYNYGYNPYATPPPVPHGMMGPPPPMGMPPVPLDMQGSTEQSHDGTEDVEEDPAEDPNPQVDVEALNKQFMERSEELYDSLMDCLWQPLDSVTSEIPMMNGS; translated from the exons ATGTTTAACAGGATGACAAGTTTATGGATGGGTGAT TTAGACCCATACATGGATGAAAACTTCATTAAGCAAGCTTTCAGCAATATGGGAGAGACTGCCCACGGTGTCAAAATAATTACACATCGACTTACCGG AGGCTTGGCTGGATACTGTTTTGTAGAGCTAGCAGATGAGGCCAGTGTTGACCGTTGTGTGCAGAGGCTTAATGGGAAGCTGGTTCCAGGATCGAATCCG CCCAGGAAATTCAAGCTAAACTATGCAACATATGGGAAAAGGCCAGAGCCTGG CCCAGAATTTTCAGTCTTTGTTGGAGATCTCACATCAGATGTGGATGACTACCAGCTTCATCAGTTCTTTCTGAAAAAAATCCCTTCATGCAAAGGAGCCAAAGTTGTCACTGATCCCTTTGGGAACTCCAG ggGTTATGGCTTCGTGAAGTTTAGTGACGAGAATGAACAGAAGAAAGCCCTCGAGGAGTTTCAGAACGcatcaggtctgggaggaaaacCCATCAGGATAAGCATTGCTGTCAACAAAGg caATAAACCAAGCAGTTACCACAACCAGAATAACAGCTACAACAGCAACTATCAACAGCAGTACTATCAACAGCCTTACAACAATTACTATCCACAGTGGGGTTATGATCAGTACAGCGGTTATAACTATGGCTACAACCCATATGCTACTCCCCCTCCAGTTCCACACGGGATGATGGGACCACCCCCACCCATGGGGATGCCCCCTGTGCCCCTTGACATGCAGGGATCCACAGAG CAGTCACATGATGGCACGGAGGATGTTGAGGAGGACCCTGCTGAag ACCCAAACCCACAGGTGGACGTGGAGGCATTAAATAAACAATTCATGGAGCGTAGTGAGGAGCTCTACGATTCGCTCATGGATTGCCTCTGGCAGCCATTGGACAGTGTCACATCTGAAATACCGATGATGAACGGTTCCTGA
- the ano8a gene encoding anoctamin-8 isoform X2 produces the protein MDNLRAKYGEALHNIHFLEGQPIIPELIARGVILQMFPLHEQRILNQLMTSWVQAVCERQPLDDVCDYFGVKIGMYFAWLGFYTNSMLYPAVIGFLLWIFAESDQTSQDICCVVFALFNVVWATLFLERWKRREAELAYKWGTLDTPAESLEEPRPQFRGIKRRSPVTGCEEFFYPPWKRRMFRWLVSFPICILCLCFVCLAMFICLEFQEFVIETKELPSMCRFFPKILLAVTVTVCDEVYKKIALWLNDMENYRLQSTYDNNLILKTVFFQFVNSYLSLFYIGFYLKDMERLKEMLATLLIFRQFLQNIKEVLQPYLYEHHKSGALRTLWDLIQTMVLNYSHLIVERIRLTCQASLGVNKSVSPPEQSEKRERRSLIASYRVPKTEEGDDDAGLKQRKVSFTEKVEYKDKVVEAPTQANLQDDGSPTLVEKGMDPSLIFDIRDDDDDDDDRDTDDSVSKPQGTQGRKIKSSGENNRTEKKMSWMDPPEENESTVLTQPEIESCMLTYEDTLQDYQEMFIQFGYVVLFSSAFPLAAMCALINNIVEIRSDALKLCTGLQRPFGQRVENIGQWQIAMEAMGLIAIIVNCYLIGQCGQLQRLFPWLSPETAIISVVVLEHFAILIKYIIHVAIPDIPNWVADEMAKLEYQRREALKKHERLAQQHQQQQRRKSEEEEEHQKMAEELARQDQDKSDLQGGEEHPREKSPGAKFSSGDKLKRPSSLLGNNNVMKLKHIIPLQGKFTSTTSPTSGEAKLPGFLKFLKSQELKKEAAAAVTQAATHGSHEKSQSPSKSFNPGKLFNFGKENPCTGAEQVKPEDASRATNAQQTNNDQNPSSEELPSEVEKGDGSDFGTNPSKKQ, from the exons ATGGATAATCTGCGGGCGAAATATGGCGAGGCCCTTCATAACATTCACTTCCTGGAGGGTCAACCAATCA TACCAGAGCTTATAGCCAGGGGTGTGATTCTTCAAATGTTTCCTCTTCATGAGCAGAGAATACTGAATCAGCTGATGACGTCCTGGGTTCAGGCAGTCTGTGAGAGGCAACCTCTAG ATGACGTGTGTGATTATTTTGGTGTGAAGATTGGCATGTACTTTGCTTGGTTGGGCTTTTACACCAACTCTATGCTGTATCCAGCAGTGATTGGATTTCTGCTCTGGATCTTTGCTGAGTCTGATCAG ACAAGTCAGGATATCTGCTGTGTGGTGTTTGCCCTTTTCAATGTGGTGTGGGCAACACTCTTCCTGGAGAGATGGAAGCGGCGGGAAGCAGAACTGGCATATAAGTGGGGAACGCTGGACACCCCAGCAGAGTCACTAGAGGAACCCCGTCCACAGTTTCGG GGAATTAAGCGTCGCAGTCCGGTGACTGGCTGTGAAGAGTTTTTCTACCCACCATGGAAGAGGAGAATGTTCCGCTGGTTGGTCAGCTTTCCCATCTGCATCCTTTGTCTCTGCTTTGTCTGTTTGGCCATGTTTATCTGCCTGGAGTTTCAA GAATTTGTCATTGAAACAAAGGAGTTGCCAAGCATGTgtagatttttcccaaaaattcTTCTAGCTGTAACCGTTACTGTATGTGATGAAGTGTACAAGAAAATAGCTCTCTGGCTCAATGATATGG aaaattacagacTTCAAAGCACTTATGACAATAATCTCATCCTCAAGACTGTTTTT TTTCAGTTCGTAAATTCCTACCTCAGCCTTTTCTACATTGGTTTTTATCTCAAAGACATGGAGCGGTTAAAAGAG ATGCTGGCCACGTTGTTGATCTTCCGCCAGTTTCTACAAAATATCAAAGAAGTGTTACAGCCGTATCTCTATGAGCACCATAAATCAGGTGCTCTGAGGACATTGTGGGACTTAATTCAAACCATGGTCCTGAACTATAGTCATTTAATAGTGGAAAGAATACGACTGACTTGCCAAGCCAGTCTGGGTGTGAATAAAAGTGTCTCACCTCCAGAGCAatcagaaaagagagaaaggaggaGTTTAATCGCCAGCTACAGAGTTCCCAAAACAGAGGAAGGGGATGATGATGCTGGACTGAAGCAAAGGAAGGTCAGCTTCACCGAGAAGGTGGAATACAAAGACAAGGTTGTGGAAGCACCGACACAGGCCAACTTACAGGACGATGGCAGTCCTACCCTTGTGGAGAAAGGAATGGATCCATCCTTAATATTTGATATACGTGATGATGACGACGACGATGATGATAGAGACACTGATGATTCTGTGAGTAAACCTCAAGGAACTCAGGGAAGAAAGATCAAATCTTCTGGGGAAAACAACAGAACGGAAAAGAAAATGTCCTGGATGGACCCTCCAGAGGAGAACGAATCCACTGTTTTGACCCAACCAGAGATTGAAAGTTGCATGCTAACTTATGAG GATACTCTTCAGGATTACCAGGAGATGTTCATACAGTTTGGCTACGTTGTGCTCttctcttctgcatttcctctggcAGCAATGTGTGCCCTCATAAACAACATTGTAGAAATCCGAAGCGATGCCTTAAAACTTTGCACAGGCCTCCAGAGACCCTTTGGGCAAAGGGTTGAAAACATTGGACAATGGCAG ATCGCAATGGAGGCAATGGGTCTGATCGCAATAATTGTGAACTGTTACCTTATTGGCCAGTGTGGACAGCTGCAACGACTCTTCCCCTGGTTGAGCCCTGAGACAGCCATCATCTCTGTTGTAGTGCTAGAG CACTTCGCCATTCTAATCAAATATATAATTCACGTTGCAATTCCTGATATTCCAAACTGGGTGGCAGATGAGATGGCCAAACTTGAATACCAGCGGAGAGAAGCTCTCAAG aaacatgaACGCCTTGCACAGCAACACCAGCAGCAGCAGAGGAGGAAGTCTGAAGAAGAAGAGGAGCATCAAAAAATGGCAGAGGAATTGGCACGACAAGATCAAGACAAGTCCGATCTGCAGGGAGGTGAGGAACATCCCCGTGAAAAAAGCCCAGGGGCCAAGTTCAGCTCGGGAGATAAACTCAAAAGACCCAGCTCCCTTTTAGGCAACAATAATGTAATGAAACTTAAACACATAATCCCACTTCAGGGTAAATTCACCTCTACCACTTCTCCCACAAGCGGCGAGGCCAAACTTCCAGGTTTTCTAAAGTTCCTCAAATCCCAAGAGTTAAAAAAGGAAGCCGCTGCTGCAGTCACACAAGCAGCTACACATGGGAGCCACGAGAAATCACAGTCTCCCAGCAAATCCTTCAATCCAGGCAAACTCTTCAACTTTGGGAAGGAAAATCCATGTACTGGTGCTGAACAAGTGAAACCAGAAGATGCCTCAAGGGCCACTAATGCACAACAAACTAATAATGACCAAAACCCTTCATCAGAAGAGCTTCCATCTGAGGTTGAAAAGGGTGATGGCTCAGACTTTGGTACTAATCCTTCAAAAAAACAGTGA
- the fitm1l gene encoding fat storage-inducing transmembrane protein 1 isoform X1 has protein sequence MFLNSILVVITDLAAGLLGNASFRRHFHLLLSSLLLFGPLLSLWVSHYSIFAKRTHFLYRVFLRSGWGWTCIFVGSFVFVLSFSVRRSLTLSLRHLSRLAVAGGLWLGFRKLLCLLENATGSCYEPLSSTLELASGTNGDQPLLLLREGETKEACVRSGMLWRGYEVSEDALLLCLCCLLLAEETAVFGPYLSLGGPSGAPLRILFLFCVLLLSLWVFLLLCLLAYFPQFPTQLLGGALGCLSWRVLYQGWYRLGPSWYCPGRPGVGLLSTQSKQEQTSETLCESNAKEIN, from the exons ATGTTTCTAAACTCTATCCTTGTGGTCATTACTGACCTGGCAGCTGGACTTCTTGGCAATGCATCATTTCGACGTCATTTTCATTTGTTGCTGTCATCATTGCTCTTGTTCGGGCCCCTCCTGAGCCTATGGGTTTCCCATTATAGTATCTTTGCAAAGAGGACACACTTTCTTTACAG GGTGTTCCTGCGCTCAGGTTGGGGCTGGACCTGCATCTTTGTTGGCTCTTTTGTCTTCGTCCTTTCTTTCTCAGTTCGTCGCTCTCTCACACTTTCCCTGCGACACCTTTCTCGGCTAGCTGTGGCAGGTGGACTGTGGCTGGGCTTCCGCAAACTGCTTTGTCTGTTGGAAAATGCCACTGGGAGCTGCTATGAGCCCCTCAGTTCCACTCTTGAGTTGGCTTCAGGGACCAATGGAGATCAGCCTTTACTGCTTTTACGAGAAGGTGAAACAAAGGAGGCATGTGTCCGCTCTGGCATGTTGTGGCGTGGCTATGAAGTATCTGAAGATGCACTCCTACTGTGTTTGTGCTGCCTGCTTCTAGCTGAGGAGACTGCAGTATTTGGGCCCTACCTGAGCCTGGGTGGACCCTCTGGAGCCCCACTGCGCATCCTTTTCCTGTTCTGCGTCCTGCTGTTGAGTCTTTGGGTGTTTCTGCTGCTCTGCCTGCTGGCTTACTTCCCACAGTTTCCTACTCAGCTTTTGGGGGGTGCCCTGGGTTGTTTGAGCTGGAGAGTATTGTATCAGGGCTGGTACAGACTTGGACCTAGTTGGTACTGCCCTGGGAGGCCAGGGGTGGGACTTTTGTCAACACAGAGCAAACAGGAACAGACATCTGAGACGCTGTGTGAAAGTAATGCTAAAGAGATCAACTAG
- the LOC132096537 gene encoding tRNA selenocysteine 1-associated protein 1-like isoform X2 encodes MFNRMTSLWMGDLDPYMDENFIKQAFSNMGETAHGVKIITHRLTGGLAGYCFVELADEASVDRCVQRLNGKLVPGSNPPRKFKLNYATYGKRPEPGPEFSVFVGDLTSDVDDYQLHQFFLKKIPSCKGAKVVTDPFGNSRGYGFVKFSDENEQKKALEEFQNASGLGGKPIRISIAVNKGNKPSSYHNQNNSYNSNYQQQYYQQPYNNYYPQWGYDQYSGYNYGYNPYATPPPVPHGMMGPPPPMGMPPVPLDMQGSTESHDGTEDVEEDPAEDPNPQVDVEALNKQFMERSEELYDSLMDCLWQPLDSVTSEIPMMNGS; translated from the exons ATGTTTAACAGGATGACAAGTTTATGGATGGGTGAT TTAGACCCATACATGGATGAAAACTTCATTAAGCAAGCTTTCAGCAATATGGGAGAGACTGCCCACGGTGTCAAAATAATTACACATCGACTTACCGG AGGCTTGGCTGGATACTGTTTTGTAGAGCTAGCAGATGAGGCCAGTGTTGACCGTTGTGTGCAGAGGCTTAATGGGAAGCTGGTTCCAGGATCGAATCCG CCCAGGAAATTCAAGCTAAACTATGCAACATATGGGAAAAGGCCAGAGCCTGG CCCAGAATTTTCAGTCTTTGTTGGAGATCTCACATCAGATGTGGATGACTACCAGCTTCATCAGTTCTTTCTGAAAAAAATCCCTTCATGCAAAGGAGCCAAAGTTGTCACTGATCCCTTTGGGAACTCCAG ggGTTATGGCTTCGTGAAGTTTAGTGACGAGAATGAACAGAAGAAAGCCCTCGAGGAGTTTCAGAACGcatcaggtctgggaggaaaacCCATCAGGATAAGCATTGCTGTCAACAAAGg caATAAACCAAGCAGTTACCACAACCAGAATAACAGCTACAACAGCAACTATCAACAGCAGTACTATCAACAGCCTTACAACAATTACTATCCACAGTGGGGTTATGATCAGTACAGCGGTTATAACTATGGCTACAACCCATATGCTACTCCCCCTCCAGTTCCACACGGGATGATGGGACCACCCCCACCCATGGGGATGCCCCCTGTGCCCCTTGACATGCAGGGATCCACAGAG TCACATGATGGCACGGAGGATGTTGAGGAGGACCCTGCTGAag ACCCAAACCCACAGGTGGACGTGGAGGCATTAAATAAACAATTCATGGAGCGTAGTGAGGAGCTCTACGATTCGCTCATGGATTGCCTCTGGCAGCCATTGGACAGTGTCACATCTGAAATACCGATGATGAACGGTTCCTGA
- the fitm1l gene encoding fat storage-inducing transmembrane protein 1 isoform X2, whose protein sequence is MEKAVERNEDTVQRVFLRSGWGWTCIFVGSFVFVLSFSVRRSLTLSLRHLSRLAVAGGLWLGFRKLLCLLENATGSCYEPLSSTLELASGTNGDQPLLLLREGETKEACVRSGMLWRGYEVSEDALLLCLCCLLLAEETAVFGPYLSLGGPSGAPLRILFLFCVLLLSLWVFLLLCLLAYFPQFPTQLLGGALGCLSWRVLYQGWYRLGPSWYCPGRPGVGLLSTQSKQEQTSETLCESNAKEIN, encoded by the exons ATGGAGAAAGCAGTAGAGAGGAATGAAGACACAGTACAAAG GGTGTTCCTGCGCTCAGGTTGGGGCTGGACCTGCATCTTTGTTGGCTCTTTTGTCTTCGTCCTTTCTTTCTCAGTTCGTCGCTCTCTCACACTTTCCCTGCGACACCTTTCTCGGCTAGCTGTGGCAGGTGGACTGTGGCTGGGCTTCCGCAAACTGCTTTGTCTGTTGGAAAATGCCACTGGGAGCTGCTATGAGCCCCTCAGTTCCACTCTTGAGTTGGCTTCAGGGACCAATGGAGATCAGCCTTTACTGCTTTTACGAGAAGGTGAAACAAAGGAGGCATGTGTCCGCTCTGGCATGTTGTGGCGTGGCTATGAAGTATCTGAAGATGCACTCCTACTGTGTTTGTGCTGCCTGCTTCTAGCTGAGGAGACTGCAGTATTTGGGCCCTACCTGAGCCTGGGTGGACCCTCTGGAGCCCCACTGCGCATCCTTTTCCTGTTCTGCGTCCTGCTGTTGAGTCTTTGGGTGTTTCTGCTGCTCTGCCTGCTGGCTTACTTCCCACAGTTTCCTACTCAGCTTTTGGGGGGTGCCCTGGGTTGTTTGAGCTGGAGAGTATTGTATCAGGGCTGGTACAGACTTGGACCTAGTTGGTACTGCCCTGGGAGGCCAGGGGTGGGACTTTTGTCAACACAGAGCAAACAGGAACAGACATCTGAGACGCTGTGTGAAAGTAATGCTAAAGAGATCAACTAG